The proteins below come from a single Zhouia spongiae genomic window:
- a CDS encoding nuclear transport factor 2 family protein, protein MIKIIKVLFLLLPLVMFAQDSVKEKELINKQVDAWHLAAAEANFNDYFSIMSDDAVFIGTDATENWQLDAFKKFAKPYFDRGKAWSFIALERNVYIDKAGKLAWFDELLDTQMKICRGSGVLKKIGGRWKIAHYVLSIAVPNENVDELVDIKQDFDNNLIERLKQ, encoded by the coding sequence ATGATCAAAATAATTAAAGTACTGTTTTTATTATTGCCGTTAGTTATGTTTGCTCAAGATTCTGTAAAAGAAAAAGAGCTTATAAATAAGCAAGTAGATGCCTGGCATCTGGCTGCAGCCGAAGCCAATTTTAATGATTACTTTTCAATAATGTCAGATGACGCGGTTTTTATCGGAACTGACGCTACTGAAAACTGGCAGTTGGATGCTTTTAAAAAGTTTGCCAAGCCTTATTTCGACAGAGGAAAAGCATGGAGTTTTATAGCATTGGAAAGAAATGTTTATATAGATAAAGCCGGGAAGTTGGCCTGGTTTGATGAGTTGTTGGATACCCAAATGAAGATATGCAGGGGTTCAGGTGTGTTGAAAAAGATAGGAGGCCGGTGGAAAATAGCTCATTATGTGCTTTCTATTGCTGTACCCAATGAAAATGTTGATGAATTGGTCGATATAAAGCAGGACTTCGATAATAATTTGATTGAGCGTTTAAAGCAGTAA